AAGAATAACGATAACCCTAAATTTTAACATAAAATCACCCCCTTAATTTAAATACGGTTATTCTACCAAGAATTTTTAAACTAAAATCTCGATCGCTTCCCAAAAATACAATATTACTTGATGAATATCACTCTGGCGGACGCTCTTACTTTTCCATCTATATCTGTACTTATGATGTAAACCCCGCTGCCAATACCATCTTTTGGACGCCAAACAGCCGAACCGTTTTCGGACTTTAGCGATTCAATAAGCTTACCAGTAACATCGAATATCTCGATCTTGGCTCCCTCAGGAACCCTTATGAAACACGCTGAATTAAAAGGATTGGGCGACACAATAAGGTCATTGTTAATCGGTTTTGCCGGGCTTTCGCTCACTTCTGCGAAGGAATGCGAGAGAAGTACTCTAAATTGGTCCGGGGACATACCAGTTATGTCGTGGCCTATAGAGCGAACAACACCAATGTGCCGGGCATACCATACCTCTACAAGGTTTCCTCTGAATGTAGTATCAAGGAACGGCACACCACCAGAAAGAACCTGAAGATGAATTTCACCATCGGAAATAACCTTTATGCAATCGCTGAAAGAACCGGCAGGAACTGTAACATCCTCAAGTGTTTCAGCATGGCTCTCAACATCCATTTGGATATGATATGTGAATCCCGCTGAGTCCCAGCTTGAATCGAGAGAAAACATCGCCCATGAATCACCAATGCGAAATGTAGCGGGTAAAATTTTCGTAGCACCCACTAATGTAATGTTATAAATGCCATCGGAACGAATCTGGATTAAGGATGTTTCAGCGGTATCCGCATAGGTATAGACAATCACATATGCTGGCCCACCCGGAATCGTGGTGTCATCGACGATAGTATGAATTACTGTGTCGATACCAATTGCCGAAGAATCGAGGTAGTGCCATGTGTAGCCTACCCCAAGCGGTAAGTAATCTGTTGCTCTGAACTCAAGCTGTGATGCGAAAGCAAACGAAAGCCATAAAAAAGTGAAAGCTATAACCAAGCAAGCTTTGTTTCTCATTTTCCACCTCCAGAATTTATAACTCTAAATTCAAATTATCGAGGTCTAAGTCAAAGTCAACATCAAATCCGCAGTAAAAATAAGCTTTATTGCTCAATTGATTTTTCTTGTTAAGTTCGTCCATTTCGATTTTATTTGAAATAAAGCGTTAAAACATTTACTTTATCCGATGATA
This window of the bacterium genome carries:
- a CDS encoding T9SS type A sorting domain-containing protein, which gives rise to MRNKACLVIAFTFLWLSFAFASQLEFRATDYLPLGVGYTWHYLDSSAIGIDTVIHTIVDDTTIPGGPAYVIVYTYADTAETSLIQIRSDGIYNITLVGATKILPATFRIGDSWAMFSLDSSWDSAGFTYHIQMDVESHAETLEDVTVPAGSFSDCIKVISDGEIHLQVLSGGVPFLDTTFRGNLVEVWYARHIGVVRSIGHDITGMSPDQFRVLLSHSFAEVSESPAKPINNDLIVSPNPFNSACFIRVPEGAKIEIFDVTGKLIESLKSENGSAVWRPKDGIGSGVYIISTDIDGKVRASARVIFIK